Proteins encoded in a region of the Quercus lobata isolate SW786 chromosome 8, ValleyOak3.0 Primary Assembly, whole genome shotgun sequence genome:
- the LOC115955508 gene encoding ruvB-like protein 1 isoform X1, whose protein sequence is MDKVRIEEVQSTTKKQRIATHTHIKGLGLEASGRALPLAAGFVGQAEAREASGLVVDMIRQKKMAGRALLLAGPPGTGKTALALGIAQELGSKVPFCPMVGSEVYSSEVKKTEVLMENFRRAIGLRIKENKEVYEGEVTELSPEEAESVTGGYGKSISHVIIGLKTVKGTKQLKLDPTIYDALIKEKVAVGDVIYIEANSGAVKRVGRSDAFATEFDLEAEEYVPLPKGEVHKKKEIVQDVTLHDLDAANARPQGGQDILSLMGQMMKPRKTEITDKLRQEINKVVNRYIDEGVAELVPGVLFIDEVHMLDMECFSYLNRALESSLSPIVIFATNRGFCNVRGTDMNCPHGIPVDLLDRLVIIRTQTYDVADMIKILALRANVEDLVIDDESLAYLGDIGLQASLRHAVQLLSPSSIMAKMNGRDNICKADIEEVKALYMDAKSSARLLQAQQEKYIS, encoded by the exons ATGGATAAAGTGAGGATAGAAGAGGTCCAGTCCACTACAAAGAAGCAGCGCATCGCTACTCACACTCACATCAAAGGTCTTGGCCTTGAG GCCAGTGGAAGAGCATTGCCCTTGGCTGCTGGGTTTGTGGGTCAGGCAGAGGCAAGGGAAGCATCTGGTCTTGTAGTTGATATGATACGGCAGAAGAAAATGGCTGGGCGGGCACTTCTACTGGCTGGGCCTCCTGGTACAGGAAAGACAGCTCTGGCTCTTGGAATAGCACAGGAACTTGGGAGCAAG GTTCCATTCTGCCCAATGGTTGGGTCAGAAGTGTACTCATCAGAAGTAAAGAAAACTGAGGTTTTGATGGAAAACTTTCGACGGGCCATTGGTCTACGTATCAAGGAAAATAAAGAAGTCTATGAAGGAGAG GTTACTGAACTTTCCCCGGAAGAAGCTGAGAGTGTGACAGGTGGCTATGGTAAAAGTATTAGCCATGTGATCATTGGATTAAAAACTGTGAAAGGAACCAAGCAACTGAAGTTGGACCCAACCATTTATGATGCCTTGATCAAGGAGAAG GTGGCTGTTGGTGATGTTATATATATTGAAGCAAATAGCGGAGCAGTAAAGAGGGTGGGCAGAAGTGACGCTTTCGCTACAGAATTTGACCTTGAAGCAGAAGAGTATGTTCCACTTCCTAAAGGAGAGGTTCACAAAAAGAAGGAGATAGTTCAG GATGTAACACTACATGATCTGGATGCTGCAAATGCACGGCCTCAAGGTGGGCAAGATATACTGTCCCTAATGGGGCAGATGATGAAGCCTAGGAAAACAGAAATCACTGACAAGTTAAGACAAGAAATTAATAAG gTTGTTAACCGGTACATTGATGAAGGTGTAGCAGAACTTGTCCCTGGAGTTCTATTCATTGATGAG GTACATATGCTGGATATGGAATGCTTTTCATACTTGAATCGTGCTTTAGAGAGCTCACTGTCTCCAATAGTAATCTTTGCCACAAACAGAGGGTTTTGCAATGTGAG AGGGACTGATATGAACTGTCCTCATGGCATACCTGTCGACTTGTTGGACCGGTTGGTTATTATCCGAACACAGACTTATGATGTTGCTGACATGATAAAG ATTTTGGCTCTCCGTGCAAATGTGGAGGACCTAGTAATAGATGATGAAAGTTTGGCTTACCTGGGTGACATTGGTCTACAAGCATCCTTAAG GCATGCAGTTCAGCTGTTATCGCCCTCCAGTATTATGGCAAAAATGAATGGCCGCGACAATATCTGCAAG GCGGATATTGAGGAAGTGAAAGCTCTCTATATGGATGCAAAGTCTTCAGCAAGACTTCTTCAAGCGCAGCAGGAAAAATACATTTCATGA
- the LOC115955508 gene encoding ruvB-like protein 1 isoform X2 yields MDKVRIEEVQSTTKKQRIATHTHIKGLGLEASGRALPLAAGFVGQAEAREASGLVVDMIRQKKMAGRALLLAGPPGTGKTALALGIAQELGSKVPFCPMVGSEVYSSEVKKTEVLMENFRRAIGLRIKENKEVYEGEVTELSPEEAESVTGGYGKSISHVIIGLKTVKGTKQLKLDPTIYDALIKEKVAVGDVIYIEANSGAVKRVGRSDAFATEFDLEAEEYVPLPKGEVHKKKEIVQDVTLHDLDAANARPQGGQDILSLMGQMMKPRKTEITDKLRQEINKVVNRYIDEGVAELVPGVLFIDEVHMLDMECFSYLNRALESSLSPIVIFATNRGFCNVRGTDMNCPHGIPVDLLDRLVIIRTQTYDVADMIKILALRANVEDLVIDDESLAYLGDIGLQASLRHAVQLLSPSSIMAKMNGRDNICKADIEEVKALYMDAKSSARLLQAQQEKYIS; encoded by the exons atggataaAGTGAGGATAGAAGAGGTCCAGTCCACTACGAAGAAGCAGCGCATCGCTACTCACACTCACATTAAAGGTCTTGGCCTTGAG GCCAGTGGAAGAGCATTGCCCTTGGCTGCTGGGTTTGTGGGTCAGGCAGAGGCAAGGGAAGCATCTGGTCTTGTAGTTGATATGATACGGCAGAAGAAAATGGCTGGGCGGGCACTTCTACTGGCTGGGCCTCCTGGTACAGGAAAGACAGCTCTGGCTCTTGGAATAGCACAGGAACTTGGGAGCAAG GTTCCATTCTGCCCAATGGTTGGGTCAGAAGTGTACTCATCAGAAGTAAAGAAAACTGAGGTTTTGATGGAAAACTTTCGACGGGCCATTGGTCTACGTATCAAGGAAAATAAAGAAGTCTATGAAGGAGAG GTTACTGAACTTTCCCCGGAAGAAGCTGAGAGTGTGACAGGTGGCTATGGTAAAAGTATTAGCCATGTGATCATTGGATTAAAAACTGTGAAAGGAACCAAGCAACTGAAGTTGGACCCAACCATTTATGATGCCTTGATCAAGGAGAAG GTGGCTGTTGGTGATGTTATATATATTGAAGCAAATAGCGGAGCAGTAAAGAGGGTGGGCAGAAGTGACGCTTTCGCTACAGAATTTGACCTTGAAGCAGAAGAGTATGTTCCACTTCCTAAAGGAGAGGTTCACAAAAAGAAGGAGATAGTTCAG GATGTAACACTACATGATCTGGATGCTGCAAATGCACGGCCTCAAGGTGGGCAAGATATACTGTCCCTAATGGGGCAGATGATGAAGCCTAGGAAAACAGAAATCACTGACAAGTTAAGACAAGAAATTAATAAG gTTGTTAACCGGTACATTGATGAAGGTGTAGCAGAACTTGTCCCTGGAGTTCTATTCATTGATGAG GTACATATGCTGGATATGGAATGCTTTTCATACTTGAATCGTGCTTTAGAGAGCTCACTGTCTCCAATAGTAATCTTTGCCACAAACAGAGGGTTTTGCAATGTGAG AGGGACTGATATGAACTGTCCTCATGGCATACCTGTCGACTTGTTGGACCGGTTGGTTATTATCCGAACACAGACTTATGATGTTGCTGACATGATAAAG ATTTTGGCTCTCCGTGCAAATGTGGAGGACCTAGTAATAGATGATGAAAGTTTGGCTTACCTGGGTGACATTGGTCTACAAGCATCCTTAAG GCATGCAGTTCAGCTGTTATCGCCCTCCAGTATTATGGCAAAAATGAATGGCCGCGACAATATCTGCAAG GCGGATATTGAGGAAGTGAAAGCTCTCTATATGGATGCAAAGTCTTCAGCAAGACTTCTTCAAGCGCAGCAGGAAAAATACATTTCATGA